One part of the Coffea eugenioides isolate CCC68of chromosome 10, Ceug_1.0, whole genome shotgun sequence genome encodes these proteins:
- the LOC113750588 gene encoding uncharacterized protein LOC113750588 has protein sequence MEECQKAFTDLKAYLAELPTLTAPEQGETLLLYLSACNEAVSAVLVREDREAQRPIYYVSRALQGSETRYTPAEKLVLALVHAVRKLRPYFQAHSITVLTDQPLRQILTKPEVSGRMTKWTVELAEHDIGYQPRAAIKTQALAYFLAEGASLSVTEPISVPEEARSEEPWVLFVDGASSKEGSGAGLLLISPTGEELTYALRFDFPASNNEAEYEALLTGLRIAHQMGITAIRVRSDSQLVVYQVRGEYEAKEDVMKKYLAKVQEAIKLFDIFEIERVPRSQNKRADALLKLASSSFAHLSKEVLVEVVKQKSIDQVQVSAIDSLATWMTPLVDFLSSGVLPKDKTEARRLQLRAAKYAYAGGTLYRRSYLSPWLKCVTPGRATISSEKCTKACARHT, from the coding sequence ATGGAGGAATGCCAGAAAGCCTTCACCGACCTAAAAGCATACTTGGCCGAGCTACCTACTCTGACTGCCCCGGAGCAGGGAGAGACCCTGCTCCTATACTTGTCTGCTTGCAACGAGGCCGTGAGCGCGGTCTTGGTGCGGGAGGACAGGGAAGCTCAAAGGCCAATATATTACGTTAGCCGAGCTTTACAAGGGTCGGAGACGAGGTACACGCCGGCGGAAAAATTGGTTCTCGCCTTGGTACACGCCGTCCGCAAACTCCGACCTTACTTTCAGGCCCACAGCATCACCGTCCTGACGGATCAACCCTTACGGCAGATCCTCACAAAACCCGAGGTCTCGGGCAGAATGACCAAATGGACCGTCGAACTGGCCGAGCACGACATCGGCTACCAACCTCGCGCCGCCATCAAAACTCAGGCCCTGGCATACTTTCTCGCCGAGGGAGCCAGTCTGTCCGTGACCGAGCCGATCTCTGTGCCCGAGGAGGCCCGGTCGGAGGAGCCATGGGTGCTATTCGTCGACGGGGCCTCAAGTAAGGAGGGGAGCGGGGCCGGCCTGCTGCTCATCTCGCCCACCGGGGAGGAGCTGACCTACGCACTCAGGTTTGACTTCCCGGCGTCCAACAATGAAGCTGAATATGAGGCCCTACTGACAGGATTGCGGATAGCCCACCAAATGGGTATAACCGCAATCAGGGTCCGAAGTGACTCTCAACTAGTAGTCTACCAAGTCCGCGGGGAGTACGAGGCCAAGGAGGATGTCATGAAAAAATACTTGGCTAAGGTGCAGGAGGCGATAAAATTGTTCGACATTTTCGAGATTGAGCGGGTGCCGAGGTCACAGAACAAACGGGCGGACGCCCTGTTGAAGCTGGCGTCCTCCTCGTTTGCCCACCTGAGCAAGGAAGTCTTGGTGGAGGTAGTCAAGCAAAAAAGTATCGACCAGGTCCAAGTCTCGGCCATAGACAGCCTGGCCACTTGGATGACTCCTCTGGTGGACTTCCTCAGCTCGGGTGTCCTCCCCAAGGATAAAACCGAGGCCCGCCGACTCCAGCTACGAGCTGCTAAGTACGCCTACGCTGGGGGGACCCTCTACAGGAGGTCATATTTGTCTCCCTGGCTAAAGTGCGTAACTCCCGGGAGGGCGACTATATCCTCCGAGAAGTGCACGAAGGCCTGTGCGCGGCACACGTAG